Within Epilithonimonas zeae, the genomic segment TAATAATTTACGCATTCGTTAATTTTAAGATTTCAACACAATCTCGTAGGCTATTTTCCCAATGTTTTGGTTCGATTTGATAATCTTTTTCGATTTTGTCCAAAGACATTGTACTTCTCTTCGGACGTTTTGCCGGCGTTGGGAACTCTTCTGTTGTGATTGATTTTAATATAACGTCAGAGCCCGAAAATTCTTTTATTTTATTGGCAAAATCAAACCAAGTGGTTTCCGGATAATTTGAGAAATGATAAATTCCGAAGGTTTTATTTTTAGCATCTATGATTTCTAAAATTGCTTCAGCAAGGTCATTCGCATTGGTAGGCTGACCGAATTGATCGCCTACAATGCCCAACTCATCTTTGATCTCAAATAAGTGAAGCATCGTTTTCACAAAGTTCTTATTGAATTCCGAATACAACCAAGATGTTCTAAGAATCACTGTCTCCGGATTATTTTCCAAAGCTAATTCTTCGCCTTTTCTTTTTGAAGCACCATAAGCACCGATTGGATCTGTAAAATCATCTTCTGAATAACTTAAATTAGTTTCGCCACCAAAAACGTAATCTGTTGAAACGTGAATCAAGATTGCATTGTTATCCTTGCAAACCTGGGCCAAATTCCCAACACCTTCTGCATTAATTGCAAAAGCTTTTTCAGTTTCTGTCTCCGCCAAATCTACAGCTGTATAAGCCGAAGCATTAATCACAAAATCTGGCTGATATTCTGCAAAAACAGTCTCTACTTGTTCAAAATTCGTGATATCTACAACGGATGATCCCGTAAAGTTGAAATCGTACTGATCGTGGTATTTTGGCGCTAACTTTTGCAGACAATGTCCCAACTGACCGTTACCTCCTATAACAAGTATTCTTTTCATAACTATTTTGTTTTATTTTGAAGTCTCAAATAACCGACTCTTTCCTTGAATGTTTTATGATCGATTTCAACTAAAAACTTAGAGAATTTTTCTAAGCTTTCATCCGACATCATCTCAGCTTTTCTGGTTTTCATATTGAAGTAAATCACTGTTAACCAAAAAACCGCATGAACTATACCATTCTGATCCTTCATCAATAATTCTACAACTAATGTCATATTATTCACCGCAATTGTTTTACTGGTAATCTCAACTGTAGAATTGTATCTTACTTCCTTCAGATAAGCAATCTCATTTTGAATCGTAACCCAAGTACAGCCCGTTTCTCTAGTATATTGCTCGTAAGTAAAACCATAGTTTTGTTCTACGTGATCTTCTCTTGCGTTGAGCATATACTCCAGATATTTGACATTATTGAGATGTCCAATTGGATCACAATCTGCAAAACGGATTTTAAAGGTTGATGAAAATTCTTTTTCCATAATTACTATTCCTAAAAAACCGTCTCGTTACAAGAAACGAGACGGTTTTAGATATTAATTGTCTTAGTTGATTAAAGACCTAATTCTTTTCTAACTGCTGGTGTAGCATCTGTTCCTGCCTTGTAAACTAAAGCCGGTGTAGAAGCATCAAACACATACTCATAACCTGCTGCTTTAGCTACTTTAGAGATAGCATCATTGATTTTTTTCTCAAGTGGTGCTAGACCTGCATCTCTTTTTTCCGCGATATCTTTTTGAGCTGCAGAATACATCTGCTGAAGGTTTTCCTGAAGTTTTTGAACTTCCTGGCTTCTTTGCTCATTGATAGCTGCTGTTTGCTTAGGAGCCTCATCCTGATATTTTTTCATCAAGTCCTGAAGAGACTTTCCTTGCTTTTCTAATTCACCTTGTTTTGCAGTCTGCAAATTTTGCAATTGCTGATCAAGAGCTTTCATTTCTGGCATAGCCGTGAAAATTGCGTTGATATCTACAGAAGCAATTTTCTGAGCGTTTGCAAATCCTGTTGCAAAAACCATTACAACTGCTACTAATAATACACTTAATTTGTTCATTTTAAAAAGTTATGTTTATAATTTATATTAATTTTAATTTGATGATCATTCAGACATCACTTTTTTCTTTAAGGCATTGACCTTTGATTTTAGATTGGTCTTTCCTCCTCTTTCATTTTTACTGCTAGGACTTGATATATTGTTACCTTTCGTTTCCTCAACTTTAGGTGTATTCTTTCCCAACAAAGCTAAAACAGCATCTGTGTAGTCATACTTTTTATCTAAAAATATAACACTAATGTTATTGCTTTTATCAAGAACTATTCCCAAATTATTCTTTGTAGAAACAGTTTTGATAGCATTCCAAATCTGATCTTGATAAGGTTTCGTCAAATTAGAACGCAACTGATTAACTTCTCCGTTGGTTCCAAATCTCGCACCAATAGTATTACGTACACTTGCCTCCAAATCTACGATTTCTTTTTCTCTTAGCTTCAACTGATCACCAACAAGCAAAACTTTTTCATTTTCGAAAGCTTCTTTTTTTCTTTCGTATTCTGCCTGTAATTGTTGCAAATCAGAACGCCACTGTTCGACTTGGGTATTGAGTCTGTTTTCAGCTTCTTTATACTGAGGCAATTTGCTCAACACATAGTTCGTATCTACAACACCTATCTTTTGTGCATAGATTTGTGTAGTAGTAAAAAGAATTGTTACAATTAATGCTAATTTTTTCATCCTATAAAAATAGTATTTATTTTTTATAATGGTTGGTTCATCAAGAAGTGTTGTTGCCATCCTGATGGTTCTGAGCTACCTAATGTTTTATCAAATCCATAAGCGAAATCAAATCCAATCAATCCGAATGCTGACATCGATACTCTGATACCTAAACCTGCAGATCTTTTCAATTTGAAAGGATTGTAAGTTCCGAAGCTGTTCCAGGCATTTCCTGCTTCTGCAAACGTCAAAACGAAAATCTTCGCTGTTTGGTTCATTGATATCGGATATCTTAACTCTGCTGCAAATCTGTTATAAATTGTTGCTCCTCCATAAGGTGTGATATCGTAAGTTGATGAAGAACTAAATCCTGTAGAAGAAGCATTCTCATAACCTCTCAACGGTACCAGCTCTCTACCATCAAATCTACCATTGAACAAACCAACACCTCCGACATAATATCTTTCAAAAGGTGGTGGACCTAATTCTTTGCTATATCCATTAAGGAATCCCATCTCTCCAGTTGTTCTAAGAACCAATTTCCCGATAACTTCGTTGTAGAAATCAGCTTTTAACTTCACTTTATAGAATTCCATCCACTTATATTTGTCCAAAGTACTCATTGTAGAATAATCTTTGTTACTGAACCAAGAATATGGTGGCGTAAATTTCAAAGACGCTTCTATATTAGAACCATAAGTTGGAAAAACAGGATCCAAACCAGCTGAGTTTCTACTCAAACCAATATTGAAACTGAATGATTTTGTACTACCATTATACTCCAATGCATCACCAAAATAGAATGGATAATTGCTGAAGTCATAACTTTGATACTGTATCCCAGTATAAAGAGAGAAATAATCATCCGGCCATTTCAATGATCTCGAAAGACCAGCAGTTGCAGAGAAAATATTCATTTTTTGATCTCCAGTAGAATATGAATAATTAACTCTAGAATAATTCAATCCAATACTCAAAGCCGTAGGTCTTGTTCCAAATACCCAAGGTTCTGTAAATGAAACTCCATAATTGGTAAAATATTGTCCTGCTTGAGCCTGAAGCGATAAAGTTTGTCCGTCACCTTGTGGAACCGGTTTGAAATCTTTGAACTTCAAAAAGTTTCTCAAAGAGAAGTTATTGAATGTTAATCCTAATGTTCCGATGAAAGAACCTCCACCGTAACCGGCTTGCAACTGTACCTGAGAAGATCCTTTCTCTACAAGCGTCCAGTGCATATTAACCGTGTTATCCTGTGGATTTGGTTTTACATCTGTTCCGATTTGTTGAGGATCGAAAAACTGCATACCAGCCAATTCGAAATAAGTTCTCTTGATATCCGATTTTGCGAACAATGTTCCAGGTTTAGTTCTAAGCGCTCTCAAAATCACGTGATCGTGTGTTGTAGTATTTCCAGACCAGGTTACACGATTCCAAGTTGCTTTTTCCCCTTCATTAATTCTGATTTCCAAATTGATAGAATCACCTTTGATTGATTTTTCAATCGGTGTAACATTGGAGAACAAGAAACCATTATTCATATAAATGGACTTCAAATCAGAATCATCTTCTTTTCCGCCATCTTCTCCAACTTTTTTGTTGAATCCTACTGCATCATAGATATCTCCGGTTTTGTAGCCTAAAATTTTCTGTAAAAACTCTGTTGTAAAAGTGGTATTTCCGATGAAGTTGATATCACCTATATAGTATTTTTTACCTTCATTAAGCTTTACATTGATGTTATAACCTTTTTCGTTTCTGGTAACAGAATCCGAAACAATCGTAGCATCTCTAAAACCTAAAGAGTTATAGTAGCTTATCAAATTTTTCTTATCCTCATCATATTTATCCTGGATAAATTTGGAAGGTTTAAGAATACCTAACAAAAATCTTTTCTGTTTGGTGTCTTTGAAACCTTTTTTTCTAAGTTTTCTATCAGACACATTTTCATTACCTTCAAACTCGATTTTGTCGATTTTGACTTTTTTACCTTTGGCAACTTCAATAGTCCAATCTACAAGATTAGCATCTGTACCATTTGCTTTTTCCTGAATATTGATTTTTGCATCAGCAAATCCTTTGGCAACATATTCCTGAGGAATTTTATTTTGTAAACTAGAAACCAAATTGTTATTAATCTTAGTTCCCGGCTTCAAGTTGTTATCCTTGATCAGTTTTTCATTCTTGGATTTTCCAATCCCTTTACCCGTGAATTTGACTTCGCCTAATTCCTTAAGGTCTTGTAACGAGAATTGCAGGACAACGTTTTGCCCTTCAACATCCTGAATATAGACCTCAACCTTAGAAAAAGATTGGGTTTCCCAAAGTTTCTTGACAGCATTGCTGACTCTCTGCCCCGGAATTTCTAACTTCTCTCCTTTCACAAGACCTGTAAAACGCAAAATCTGAGCTGGTGTGTATCTTTTGACACCGTCTACAACGATATCTTTCAGAACATACTCTTGGTTTTGGTTTCCTGCAAGTTCTGTGCTTTCTGCATTGTTACCCTGTGGAACAACCTGAGCGTGAAAATACACTGAAGCTGTCAACAAAATAATGGGTATAAATCTTAATTTCATTCTTATTGAAGTTGTTCTCTTTTCTAATATATTTTATGAAGAAATCTGATCGCTGGTCATCCCGTATCTTCTTTCTTTATTTTGATAATCTAATATGCACTGAAAAAAAGTGTCCTTTGTAAAGTCCGGCCAAAGTACGTCTAAAAACTGAAGTTCAGCATAAGCAATCTGCCAAAGCAGAAAGTTGCTAATACGGACTTCGCCACTTGTTCTTATCATCAAATCAACCGCTGGAAAATCTTTGGTATAAAGATGACTTTCGAACATTTTTTCATCGATATCTTCAACATCTATATTCCCATCTTTCACATCTTGACTGATTTCTCGTACGGCTTTCAGGATTTCTTTTTGAGAACCGTAATTCAGTGCGAGAATCAGATTTCCTTTTTTATTATTTTTAGTCAGTTCAATAACATTAAGCAATTGATCTCTTACTAGTTCCGGAAGTTGTGTAATATCTCCAACCACATGCATTCTCAATCCCTTAGTAAAAATCTCTTCTGCTTCTAGCAATAATGTTTCTGATAAAAGATTCATAAGAGTATCGACCTCTTCTTTCGGACGATTCCAGTTTTCTGAAGAGAATGTATAAAGCGTAAGATATGGTATGTGAATCTCGTTACAGGCATTAATAACATTACGAACGGCAGTGATAGCATTTTTGTGTCCAAAGGTTCTTTCTTCTCCTCTGGATTTTGCCCATCTACCGTTTCCATCCATTATAACAGCAACGTGTTTCGGTAATTTGTCTTTATTTATTAGCTTTTTTAAGTCCTGCATAATTTTATTTGCAATAACAAGGCGGTCTTCCAAAAGAGTAAGACAAAATCAATGTTGCAGAATTAACCCAATCTTTAGAATTCAGATTACCCACATTCCTTTGATTCATAAAACCCTGTACAATAACAGCTGTCTCGTCTTTTCCAAGAGAGCTTTTCACTGTCACATCTCCATCCTTCAACATACTATAATCCACCTGATCTGAGAAAGTCGGACGAAACGTAAATTCTCCTGACAATGCCCAGTTATAATTAAATTTATATTTAAGTCCTACACCAAAAGGAAGTCCCATTGTAAAAGCTTTTTCTTGTCTGTATTTAGCTTCTACAGTAGTATTCGTGATTGTTAAATCTGCTTTTGCTGCATTCATATACAGCCCGGAAATACCTGCAAATACGTATGGACTTATCATGCTAATCTGCTCGTCATTCACTGGCAAAAAATTATATTCGAAAAGTAAATCAGCTGATATCACCGAATTGGTTCCTCTCAACTGCCTCATTCTCCGATAATCTTCTTTCGCATACCTATCATCAAACTGAATGTTACTAAATCCCACATTAAGCCTGACGGTTTGATAGGGATTAAAATTCATTCTGTACATTACGCCTCCATAAAATGGAAGTCCGTTCTCAGATACATTTCCGAGAGGCTTTTGAAGAATATAGTTTGTTCTCCCAATATCTCCAACAAGATTACTCATTCCTAATTGTACCCCAATCTCGTGTCTCTGAGCTTTTGCAAAACTCAAAAAACAAAATATAGCAACAAGGGCATAGGTGAATTCTCTCTTCATTTTCAATATACTGAAACGTCTATTACTCAAAAATTTGGTGCAAATATAAAACATTTTTAGATTAAGGAACTTCTTAAAGTTTAGTTAAATAAAAACAAAAAAATATAATTTATTGTTATAAAAACGAACTTATTCCCAAAATAGTCTATAAAAAAATAAAAGCCTTGATAAAGACTTCTATTTTTTATTAAAAAACATTTTCAGCTTATTCCTTATTTTAATTATTGTTGGTTCTTTATAATTTTTATCTTCATCAAAATAGCCATAACCATAGCCATAGCCATAGCCGTAACCATAGCCGTAGCCGTAACCATAGCCATAACCTTGCTTCACTACAAAATCATTATAAACCAATCCCAGATTCGTTATTTCTTTATTGAAGTATTTTTCCGTAATCATCTTCAACATATGTTTTTCTGTATACTCGTGGCGAATAACATAAATTGTGGTATCTGCTTTTTTAATCAGTTCAAAAGAATCGGCAACCAAACCTACAGGTGGCGAATCTATAATAACATATTCATAGATTTCTTTCAATCTTTCTATGAACTTCATGTTATTATCACTCATTAATAATTCTGAAGGATTCGGAGGAATAGGCCCTGAAGTAATAACATCCAATCCCGGAATACTTGTATGATTGATGATTTCATCCAGTTCTACCTGACCTGTCAGATAATTGGAAATTCCGTTTTTGTTATTAATTTTAAAATCACCAAAAATCTTTGGCTTTCTTAGATCCATTCCTAACAAAACAGCTTTTTTTCCACTTAATCCGAGAATCGAAGCAATATTAATCGAAACGTATGTTTTACCTTCTCCACTAATAGAAGATGTCACCAAAATAACTTTACTTTTTTGCTCCTCATCGAACAAGAACCGAAGATTAGCTCGTACAGCCCTAAATGCTTCCGAAATAGAAGATTTTGGTTCTTCTAAAACGGTTAAATTGTTATCATAACTATTATGACCAATCACGCCAAGTAATGGGATTTTGGTTACTGATAACAGTTCTTTAAGATTTCTGATTTTATTATCCAGCAATTCAGCTAGAAGAAGAAAAATAAGCGGAATCAATAGCAAACCTCCTATAATCTGCATCTTTGTGCCTTTCACATCTGGAGCAATAGGACCCTGCCCAAGATTTTTTGCACTATCAATAATATTGAGATTACTTTGATTAGTCGCAACACGCATTTGAGATTTTGCCTGTTCTGTTAATAAAGTATTATAAGTATTTTCAATAATATTATAACCTCTTTGAGCATCTAAGAAAATCCTCTGTTTTTCTGGAAGTGTCACAAGTTCCTGATCTATCTTTCCGATTTGGGCATTAATATCAGCAAGTCTATCGTTATAACCTTGAAAATATTTTTTCAATCCACCTTGGGAAGTAAATTTAGCTTCATTAATCAATCGATTAATTTCACGCATCGGCTCAGAGTTTGGCGTATAAATTTGAGCCATCTCTCTGCGTTTTGCGTAGAGTTGCTTTAATTCTGAAACTGATGCATTGAAACTTCCGTCCTCAATTCCTGCAATATTCAGGCTAATGATTTTCTCAATATTATTTGTATTAACAGAAGATCTAACATCATTGAGAGAATTGATTTTTGTAGCTAATTCAGCTTTTTGAGTTTCTAGATCCGTCAATTTTGCCAATGTCTTAGAATCGATATTTTCCATATCGAAAAGACGGTTGTTAATTTTCAAATTATTGAGAACCGCGCCACTGGAATCCAGTTTTTTTCTTATCAAAGAAAGATTTTCGTTAAGATATTCTACAGTGTTTTTATCCACCATATTTTGATCCAGCAATCTTTTCTTGATTAATTCCTGTACCGAATTATTAAGAAAACTAACGGTATTATTCAGGTTATAGCCTGACTTCGAAATCACCATAATTGATGGAAGTTCTTTGTCAAATTCTACAGAGAGACTGCCAATGATTCCATTAACAGCTTGATTTACCGGAACCAGAGTGACAATAATATTATCAAGTCCTAAATTATTT encodes:
- a CDS encoding isoprenyl transferase is translated as MQDLKKLINKDKLPKHVAVIMDGNGRWAKSRGEERTFGHKNAITAVRNVINACNEIHIPYLTLYTFSSENWNRPKEEVDTLMNLLSETLLLEAEEIFTKGLRMHVVGDITQLPELVRDQLLNVIELTKNNKKGNLILALNYGSQKEILKAVREISQDVKDGNIDVEDIDEKMFESHLYTKDFPAVDLMIRTSGEVRISNFLLWQIAYAELQFLDVLWPDFTKDTFFQCILDYQNKERRYGMTSDQISS
- a CDS encoding OmpH family outer membrane protein — its product is MATTLLDEPTIIKNKYYFYRMKKLALIVTILFTTTQIYAQKIGVVDTNYVLSKLPQYKEAENRLNTQVEQWRSDLQQLQAEYERKKEAFENEKVLLVGDQLKLREKEIVDLEASVRNTIGARFGTNGEVNQLRSNLTKPYQDQIWNAIKTVSTKNNLGIVLDKSNNISVIFLDKKYDYTDAVLALLGKNTPKVEETKGNNISSPSSKNERGGKTNLKSKVNALKKKVMSE
- a CDS encoding exopolysaccharide transport family protein — its product is MIPDKNGKNSQDTAQAEKMGSFNLFDPAHFVQRVIRNWYWFVILGFIGYCISYVYSKYYAQRVYSSSLSLSISNNTASYFTPNQSINFIWGQGGNQDGVYLKKILLSRSHNEYLVKKLNLITNYTTKGLIKTTYLDQEDSPVFLEIDRNHLQQVNYPISLIPKDKNKYEVVLPEEGQSPYLYNYDTESMETISAYPRPKNKILGLNEWYETPNLKFRLVPNPTPNNLGLDNIIVTLVPVNQAVNGIIGSLSVEFDKELPSIMVISKSGYNLNNTVSFLNNSVQELIKKRLLDQNMVDKNTVEYLNENLSLIRKKLDSSGAVLNNLKINNRLFDMENIDSKTLAKLTDLETQKAELATKINSLNDVRSSVNTNNIEKIISLNIAGIEDGSFNASVSELKQLYAKRREMAQIYTPNSEPMREINRLINEAKFTSQGGLKKYFQGYNDRLADINAQIGKIDQELVTLPEKQRIFLDAQRGYNIIENTYNTLLTEQAKSQMRVATNQSNLNIIDSAKNLGQGPIAPDVKGTKMQIIGGLLLIPLIFLLLAELLDNKIRNLKELLSVTKIPLLGVIGHNSYDNNLTVLEEPKSSISEAFRAVRANLRFLFDEEQKSKVILVTSSISGEGKTYVSINIASILGLSGKKAVLLGMDLRKPKIFGDFKINNKNGISNYLTGQVELDEIINHTSIPGLDVITSGPIPPNPSELLMSDNNMKFIERLKEIYEYVIIDSPPVGLVADSFELIKKADTTIYVIRHEYTEKHMLKMITEKYFNKEITNLGLVYNDFVVKQGYGYGYGYGYGYGYGYGYGYGYFDEDKNYKEPTIIKIRNKLKMFFNKK
- a CDS encoding acyl-CoA thioesterase — its product is MEKEFSSTFKIRFADCDPIGHLNNVKYLEYMLNAREDHVEQNYGFTYEQYTRETGCTWVTIQNEIAYLKEVRYNSTVEITSKTIAVNNMTLVVELLMKDQNGIVHAVFWLTVIYFNMKTRKAEMMSDESLEKFSKFLVEIDHKTFKERVGYLRLQNKTK
- a CDS encoding DUF6089 family protein, with protein sequence MKREFTYALVAIFCFLSFAKAQRHEIGVQLGMSNLVGDIGRTNYILQKPLGNVSENGLPFYGGVMYRMNFNPYQTVRLNVGFSNIQFDDRYAKEDYRRMRQLRGTNSVISADLLFEYNFLPVNDEQISMISPYVFAGISGLYMNAAKADLTITNTTVEAKYRQEKAFTMGLPFGVGLKYKFNYNWALSGEFTFRPTFSDQVDYSMLKDGDVTVKSSLGKDETAVIVQGFMNQRNVGNLNSKDWVNSATLILSYSFGRPPCYCK
- the rfbD gene encoding dTDP-4-dehydrorhamnose reductase, translating into MKRILVIGGNGQLGHCLQKLAPKYHDQYDFNFTGSSVVDITNFEQVETVFAEYQPDFVINASAYTAVDLAETETEKAFAINAEGVGNLAQVCKDNNAILIHVSTDYVFGGETNLSYSEDDFTDPIGAYGASKRKGEELALENNPETVILRTSWLYSEFNKNFVKTMLHLFEIKDELGIVGDQFGQPTNANDLAEAILEIIDAKNKTFGIYHFSNYPETTWFDFANKIKEFSGSDVILKSITTEEFPTPAKRPKRSTMSLDKIEKDYQIEPKHWENSLRDCVEILKLTNA
- the bamA gene encoding outer membrane protein assembly factor BamA gives rise to the protein MKLRFIPIILLTASVYFHAQVVPQGNNAESTELAGNQNQEYVLKDIVVDGVKRYTPAQILRFTGLVKGEKLEIPGQRVSNAVKKLWETQSFSKVEVYIQDVEGQNVVLQFSLQDLKELGEVKFTGKGIGKSKNEKLIKDNNLKPGTKINNNLVSSLQNKIPQEYVAKGFADAKINIQEKANGTDANLVDWTIEVAKGKKVKIDKIEFEGNENVSDRKLRKKGFKDTKQKRFLLGILKPSKFIQDKYDEDKKNLISYYNSLGFRDATIVSDSVTRNEKGYNINVKLNEGKKYYIGDINFIGNTTFTTEFLQKILGYKTGDIYDAVGFNKKVGEDGGKEDDSDLKSIYMNNGFLFSNVTPIEKSIKGDSINLEIRINEGEKATWNRVTWSGNTTTHDHVILRALRTKPGTLFAKSDIKRTYFELAGMQFFDPQQIGTDVKPNPQDNTVNMHWTLVEKGSSQVQLQAGYGGGSFIGTLGLTFNNFSLRNFLKFKDFKPVPQGDGQTLSLQAQAGQYFTNYGVSFTEPWVFGTRPTALSIGLNYSRVNYSYSTGDQKMNIFSATAGLSRSLKWPDDYFSLYTGIQYQSYDFSNYPFYFGDALEYNGSTKSFSFNIGLSRNSAGLDPVFPTYGSNIEASLKFTPPYSWFSNKDYSTMSTLDKYKWMEFYKVKLKADFYNEVIGKLVLRTTGEMGFLNGYSKELGPPPFERYYVGGVGLFNGRFDGRELVPLRGYENASSTGFSSSSTYDITPYGGATIYNRFAAELRYPISMNQTAKIFVLTFAEAGNAWNSFGTYNPFKLKRSAGLGIRVSMSAFGLIGFDFAYGFDKTLGSSEPSGWQQHFLMNQPL
- a CDS encoding OmpH family outer membrane protein: MNKLSVLLVAVVMVFATGFANAQKIASVDINAIFTAMPEMKALDQQLQNLQTAKQGELEKQGKSLQDLMKKYQDEAPKQTAAINEQRSQEVQKLQENLQQMYSAAQKDIAEKRDAGLAPLEKKINDAISKVAKAAGYEYVFDASTPALVYKAGTDATPAVRKELGL